From one Humulus lupulus chromosome 8, drHumLupu1.1, whole genome shotgun sequence genomic stretch:
- the LOC133796181 gene encoding phospholipid-transporting ATPase 2-like has translation MVVAFDPLILIPGLIDVQAIIVFVISIHAYTYEKSEMEEISLVALSGCIWLQAFVLILERNSFTILQHLAIWGNLIGFYIINWISSAIPSSGMYTIMFRLCRQPSYWITLFLIVAAGMGPILDIKFFRYTYRPSKINMLQQAEHLGGPILSLGNIEPQARSIEKDVTPLSITQPKNRNPVYEPLLSDSPNATRRSFRAIPPFDFFQSQSRLSSSNYSRNCKDN, from the exons ATGGTTGTTGCTTTTGATCCACTGATACTGATTCCTGGCTTGATTGATGTCCAGGCAATTATTGTATTTGTAATCAGCATACATGCCTACACTTATGAAAAAAGTGAAATGGAGGAGATCTCATTGGTTGCTCTCTCTGGATGTATTTGGTTGCAGGCTTTTGTTTTGATATTAGAAAGAAA CTCTTTTACAATACTACAACATCTTGCTATATGGGGAAATTTGATTGGCTTTTATATCATCAACTGGATCTCCAGCGCCATCCCATCATCAGGGATGTATACAATTATGTTTCGCTTGTGTAGACAACCGTCTTATTGGATAACTTTGTTT CTCATAGTTGCAGCAGGGATGGGTCCGATTCTGGATATAAAGTTCTTCCGGTACACGTACAGACCAagtaaaatcaatatgcttcagcAGGCTGAACATTTGGGTGGACCTATTCTGTCACTAGGCAACATTGAGCCCCAAGCAAGATCAATAGAGAAAGATGTTACTCCTTTGTCCATAACTCAACCCAAGAACAGAAATCCAGTTTATGAACCCCTATTATCAGATTCACCGAATGCTACTCGAAGATCTTTCAGAGCCATTCCACCTTTTGATTTTTTTCAGTCACAGTCTCGATTGTCCTCTTCCAACTACTCAAGAAATTGCAAGGACAACTGA